GAGGGCCTCCTCAACGCGCTTTTTCTCGGTGATGTCCTCGGTGGTCGCCAGGAGGCGCGCCGGAAGGCCGTCCGCGTCGCGGTTGAACACCACGTGGCGGCTCCGCAGCCAACGCCACTCGCCGTTGGCGTGCTTGGCGCGGTACTCGATCTCGGCGATCTCGCTGTCGCCGATCCGGGAGGTCTTGTTCAAATATTCGATCATGCCGGGCGAGTCGTCCGGATGCACCACGATACCCGCCATGCCAAAGCCTTCATCGCGCATTTGCTCCGTCGTGTAGCCGAGGATCTTCGCAGCCTGGCCGTTCGAATAAGCGGTCCTGCGCTTCTTCAAATCGTAGACGTGCAGAATGCTGGGCGTTGTGTCGGCGATGCGCCGAATGAAGTTCCGCGTTACCCGAAGCTCCTTCTCGTGATGCTTCAGCTCCGCCTCGACAGACGCCAGATCGCTGAGGTCCGTGATCAGTATGCACGCGTGCGTCTCTCCGGCCAGGTTCAGGGGGAAGATGGATACGTACGCCGGCACAGTACGCCCGTCGCCGGCACGGAGGTCCAGCTCGATCCTCGCCGCGACGCCGTCGAGTCCCCTGTAGAATAAATCCAGGAAGACATCCATCTCCTCCTGGCTGATGAAATCGTAAAAGTTCGCGCCGGTGATTTTTTCGGGCGGAAAGTCCGTAAGGCGGAGAAAGCCCTGGTTCCAGATGCGGACAGTGGCGTCAGTATCGAGCACAACGGCGCCCTCGTTCATCGTGTCGACGATCGCGCGGTATGCGCGGTCGGCCTCGGCCTGCGCGAAAGGGGCCGGGACACGCCGGGCCGACGCGGTCTTCCCCTTCGTGCCGGCGCCGCCTGCGTTCGGCTCAATCCGTTTTTCGCTCCCAGGGTCGGACCGCCAGGTCGTTTTCGGCTTTCTGCTCATCAGGGAGATAGTACACCCGTGGGGGCCGGGCCTGTCAATATTAATTACCCGGGCGAGGGAGGGTCAGCGTCCGGCGAGACTCTTTACAAAGAGAAGCGCGCGCGCGTCCGGGGCGTCGGGCCACAGCCCCGGCCCGAGCGTGCGCTCCTGTATAAATCCGTGCTTCCGATAAAACGGCAGCGCCTTTTCGTTGCGCATGGAGGTAGACAGGTGTATGCCGGCGACCCCCGCGGCGCGAACACGCGCTTCGAAGAGCTCCATGAGGACCGAGCCGGCCCCGCCACGCTGGAATCCGGCGAGCAGATTGATATGAAGGTGCGCCGGATAGGCCTCGAACACGTCATCCATGGCGCCCTGGGTGGCGCTAATCCGGCGGAAATGCGACAGCGCCCTAAAGGACTCCGGATAGCGCCACCAGCTCACCGCCAGGGCGCGCAGAACGATCCGCGGGATCATTCGGCGACGGAAGCGGCGCGCCTGGGCGCGCGAATCGGTAGTGCCCAGAATGTAGCCCGCAACGCGGTCATCGGCGTCGACGGCGACGAACGCGTTCCACGGTTCATAAAGCGTATAGTAGCTCGCGAAGAGCAATGCGAGAAGCCTGCGGTCATCGAAGCGGCCGCTTCCTTCGAGGTCCTCGCCATGGTAGCCGGTATGGTAACACACCCGGGCTATGCCGGCGGCATCCCCGCGCACGGCCGAACGGAAACGGAGCGGTCCTGAATAAGCGTTCATATCAATTCGCCCTGATTGATTACAGTCAGCGGGACCGTGCGGCCGGGAAAACCGGCGGGGATGCCGACGCGGCGTCAGTTGTAGGTGGCCGAGAACACTATCCCCGCGACCGTATTATACACGGTATAGCGCCCGCTGAAGGGCGCCGAGTCCCGCGTCTGCATCCTGCTTGCGTACGCAAAGATTGCGACCCCCAGGCCCCAGTTATCGGAGACCCACCATTCCTTGCCCGCGGAGACATACACGCCGGCGCCATGATCGGTGCTGCCCTCTGCCTTGTCGATCTCGAGCCGGTCCCTGCTCAAAGTAACCGAACCGGAAATATACATATTGACGGGCATGAAATACCAGCACGCGCCCAGGCCCGTATCAGACATCGTGAGCGTGACGTCGCTTTGCGGGGTGGTCGCGATATAGCCCCGCTCGCCCTTTATGGACGGATCAGTCAGACTGATGGCCCCCAGTTCACCGTAGATGATGAGGTTCTCGAACACCGCCCCCCCAAGCTGAAAACGAAACGCCCCAGCGTTGCCGCTCATCGTAATGTCGCGCCCGCCGACGTCTTTTTCCAGCGTGCGTCCGAACCCAAAACCGGTCTGAAAGCGTAAAAAGAGTCCGTCATGGCGGAAAGCGCTCTCGGGCGGAGCCGCCTCTTCCGGCTGCGCATGGAGCGAACCGACCATCGAGAGTGCAAGAAGCGTCGAAACCGCGATGGCGAAGGCGCGATGTCTCATGCCGCCAGCTTAGTCAATGCCCGGTGAAAAACAAGCACAAAACGGAAAGCGACGCCGGTTCGTCGCCGACGGCGGACCATCTACCGGCAGCAGTTTTCGGGGGTTTCTCCGCATGAGAGACCGCGCTCGACCTGTATGGCCGTGTGGCTAATGCCGAATTCCCGCTTAAGCATGGCGTTCGCGCCGGCGATCACCGCGTCGGTATCGCCGGACTCGCCCGGCAGAGTGCGGATATGGCACGACAGAAAAACCTCGGACGAACTGATCGACCATATATGCAGCCCGTGAACGCCGCACACACCCGGAAGGGCGAGGAGCCCGCGATATACGGCATCGGTATCGACCCCCGACGGCGTCCCCTGCATAAATATCCGCAGGGATTCCCGCACGATGTCCATTGAGCTCCAGATGATCATGACCGCAATCACCAGGGCCACCGCGAGGTCGAGCAGAATGATGTCGGTGAAAACAAGCGCCACGCCCACCCCGATAACGGCGACCGACGAGATCGCATCATACACCATGTGCAGGAAGGCGGCCCGCATGTTGAGGTTGTCTTTTCGGCTGCGGTTGAGCACCAGTATGGAAAACACGTTCCCGGCGAGGCCCACCAGCGCGACGGGCAGCAGGATGTAAGGGTTCACCGGCACCGGGTTCATGTACCGCTCGACCGCTTCGTAGACAATGTACAGGCCGATGGCCACGAGGCTGAGGGCGTTTACGAGCGCCACGAGCACCTCGAAGCGCTTGAGGCCGAAGGTAAAACGGCGGCTTGGA
Above is a window of Spirochaetota bacterium DNA encoding:
- a CDS encoding PAS domain S-box protein — translated: MSRKPKTTWRSDPGSEKRIEPNAGGAGTKGKTASARRVPAPFAQAEADRAYRAIVDTMNEGAVVLDTDATVRIWNQGFLRLTDFPPEKITGANFYDFISQEEMDVFLDLFYRGLDGVAARIELDLRAGDGRTVPAYVSIFPLNLAGETHACILITDLSDLASVEAELKHHEKELRVTRNFIRRIADTTPSILHVYDLKKRRTAYSNGQAAKILGYTTEQMRDEGFGMAGIVVHPDDSPGMIEYLNKTSRIGDSEIAEIEYRAKHANGEWRWLRSRHVVFNRDADGLPARLLATTEDITEKKRVEEALGRNNELLEKMFSNINLMIAYLDTDFNYIRVNHAYAWLNGRDPEFYPGRNHFEVFMNPSHRATFRGVVEKARPHYAFMDPIDYSPRPGEDVIYCDWSLQPVREADGAVGGLILSLVDVTEHRRAQEEVRRLNQELEERIASRTAELEAATRELERYRRHSKR
- a CDS encoding GNAT family N-acetyltransferase, yielding MNAYSGPLRFRSAVRGDAAGIARVCYHTGYHGEDLEGSGRFDDRRLLALLFASYYTLYEPWNAFVAVDADDRVAGYILGTTDSRAQARRFRRRMIPRIVLRALAVSWWRYPESFRALSHFRRISATQGAMDDVFEAYPAHLHINLLAGFQRGGAGSVLMELFEARVRAAGVAGIHLSTSMRNEKALPFYRKHGFIQERTLGPGLWPDAPDARALLFVKSLAGR
- a CDS encoding cation diffusion facilitator family transporter, which encodes MHHRHHHDHAGECREWTGGRKLLLVIAFNAVIAAAQYIGGVLSGSLALISDAGHNLADVLALALGYAGERVSKGFPSRRFTFGLKRFEVLVALVNALSLVAIGLYIVYEAVERYMNPVPVNPYILLPVALVGLAGNVFSILVLNRSRKDNLNMRAAFLHMVYDAISSVAVIGVGVALVFTDIILLDLAVALVIAVMIIWSSMDIVRESLRIFMQGTPSGVDTDAVYRGLLALPGVCGVHGLHIWSISSSEVFLSCHIRTLPGESGDTDAVIAGANAMLKREFGISHTAIQVERGLSCGETPENCCR